ACCACCGTAATTTTTGGTCGTGCCATGCTTCCTCCGAAAGTTCTAAAGTGCCGAGTGCTGAGGACTGAGAGATGTGTCGCTCTCAGAACCAAGCACGTTCAGCGCAGCACTTCTTATGCGTGTTCAGTCCAGCCTGCAACTTTGAAGTTGATCGTACAAACGAAATTCTCGTCGTCATAGAAATTGACCTTGATCTTCTTTTTCCCATAGGTGCTTGCCAGAAACTCCTCGGGATTCTCCACGAGGGCCTGAAAGCTGCCCGGGGGATACTCCCCGAGATCATGAAAGATCACGATCATGCCTTCTTTGACTTCTTGCAAGACTTTCACTCGACAACGCGGATACACCTCCCAGAATTTTGCCTCGATCATGTCCTTCGTCGGCTCAGGACGATCCTCCCCAGGCTTCACCACCTGCCCGAATTTGGCCAAACGACGGACATAGGGATACTGATGCCCCGTGAAGAGCTTATACAGCCAGGCAGGAACCGCTGGTTTTCCTGTTGAGTTGTTGGTCATGCTGTTGATGCGTCTAAGTCGTCAATTGTCTGTACATACGTGGCAACTTGGTCGGCAAAGCCTCGACTCTGTCGATGACGCAATACCGTGTCTCGGCATAGAGAGGGCGCAAGTAACTCTCCGCTTCCCGGTCGATCGTCACGCAAAAGGTCTCGATTCCTCGCTGCCTTGCTTCACGGAGTGCCGCTTTCGTGTCCTCTAACGAATAGTCGTCCCGATACTGATCATCCAACGGTCTTCCGTCACTCAATATCACCAGGAGGCGGTGTTTTGCATCACGGGCCAACAGCTTCGCGACGGCATGCCGAATGGCCGTGCCGTCGCGGTTCTGATGACGAGGAGACAGCCCTCCAAGCCGACGTGCCGTCGCCGCTCCCAATCGATCCTCAAAATCTTTAATCGTGAGAAACTCGACTCTCCCTCGCCCTTGGCCTGAGTACGCATAGAGTCCGTACTGATCGCCGACCGCGTCCAATGCTTCACAAAGCAGTACCAACGCTTCTTTCTCAACGTCGATGACCCGCCGACCGGATCCGACCTGTTGACCGGTCGATCCGCTGACATCAACCAGGAAGGCAACCGCCACATCCCGCTCTCGTTTATCGCGGCGGATATACAGTCGATCGTCACCTTCTATGCCAGCCCACCGATCCGCTGTGCGTCGGACCACCGCATCGAGATCCACCTCTTCCCCATCTGGTTGCCCCGCAACCCGACGATAGGCCGGGGCACGTAATCCTTCAAAAAACCGGCGTAGCAGTTTCACCACACTTTGTCGGGCAGCCAATGTCTCCGTCACGAATTCGTCGGACCCGAGGTCTGCCGGTCGTTCCGCCACGCGACACCAATTCATCCGATAGTCCTCGATCCGATGGTCCCACTCCGGATAGAGGACGGTGCGCTCTTCATCGGTTGTGGTCTGCCTTGATTGCGGGTTGAGTTCAAGAGTGAGGCATTCCTCCACAATGGACGGCAAGGTGCGCCCCTCCCGCAACGTTTCTCCACTCTCGAAAGAAGACTCTGCGCTCCGACCTCCCTGCCCGACAGGACCATCCCCTTGTGCCGAAGACAGGTCCTGAGGCTTCTCCAATCGCTCCGGACTCCACACGACGAACTCCGGCTTCATCGAACCACGATAGGCCACATCCGTGACGGTACGGTATTGGTCCTCCGCTCGATACGGTTGCGCCTGTCCCGCCACAGCCTCCTCCGGCTGTTCACGTTTTTCTCCCTGGATCATCTCGCCGCGAGCCGCCAGCAGTTCTTCAAGCCGCGTGTAGACAGCGTCGACCACACGGACGGTTTCCTCGGCTGTTGCCGTGATTGTGAGTGCCGGCTGACACAGATCCCACAGGACGGAGACCTCTCCCTTGATCGCCTGAGGCACAACAGAATCTGCCGCTTCACCCAGAGAGAGCCTGAGCAGGCAATCGACGACGAGTTCCTTCGGTGTCACCCCTTGTGCTGGATCACGCGGAGTGATGGATTCGCTCGCCACTCGTGCAAGGTCACACCGAAGCCCGGGATATTCCGCGCGCAGTAAGCATTCAACCCTCGCATCCTCCAGCACAACCCAGAGATCCCGTACCAGCGTGGGATTCGGATACAGCTGAAACAGAGCCGCCAACGTCTCTGGTCTGGCTTCATTGGATCGCCCATATCGCAGTCGCACTGTCTCGACCAGATCGGCTAACGATTCGAGCCTGAGTTGATACGTGCCGAACTCTATATGGCCGGCTTCATGTGCGGCCATCACAAGATAGAGGCGTTCGTTCTCGGCGGCCGTGGGATATCGACGGAGCAGCGCCGGGAGTGCGATGCGGCATCCATCTTCGCTGACCGTTGCGCGAACTGGGGAAGCCACCGAATCCGGAAGCGCCTCCACAGCGATATCCGTTCCACACAGTCCCTGAACAAAAAGTTTCACCGTTCGAGCAACCTGACGAAACGGCACCCCGCTCAAGGCTTGTTCGACCGAAGCCAATGCTTTCCGCGACTCGACCGAAAAATAGGCTCGTGCCCCATCGAGGCTGTAGGCCGCAACTTCCATCCCGGTCTGAAACCATCGTTCAAATCGCGTGAGCGCATCCGGACCAGTTCCGATGAGCGCGACAAGTTCCGGAGCACGACGGAGATACTCGATTGTCACCTCTGCATACTGTTCGGCGAGCAAGGAGCCGTACTGCAAGAACCGGCTCCGCCATTCCGTTGACGGCAGGACTTCCAGAAGCTGTGGTGACTCCGTAAGCCACGTGATGCTCGACTCGGGGGACTGTTCAGCTAGGACAACACAGAGCGATACGACTTTCTCCCGAACGGGTGGCTCTGGGACCCTTTCGAGAATGGACGGGCTGGTCCTGAGGAACTCCATGGTCGCTACGTAGTCCGGCTTCCCAAGGCTATTCGGCACAATTAATTTCGTGCCCACCATGGCCCAACGACGAGCACTCTCTCGAGGCAGGATGGGGGCCAGCTTGGAGAGTTGTCGAATGAACTCCAGCCCGACCACCACATTGACCTTGGTCAGTTCAATGCCGATCTCGAGCCAGGATCGCACCTGAGTAACCGGGACATTCGACAGGATCTGTGGAGCCTGGCGCAGGTATTCGAGGGCGACATTCGCATCTTCCTCCGCCATGTCCAGGCCGATGGTCAAGACCTCGGTACGCACATCAACAGAATCAATCAGCCCAAGAACCAAGGGGCTTTCCTTGAAATATTTGAGTGCGGACGCGCCGGATGACTCGGTCAACGCAATGCCCAGGTCCAGCCACAGGACGACGTGCGAAAGCCCCCCCTTCCGATCCAGCTCCGGCAGCGCTGTCATGGCCGCACAGACGGCTTTTTCGGAGAGATCAGAGAGCTCGTCCAACAGAGTCAGGACCTGTGCGGATGCGTCTGCTTTGCCCGTCTCCTGGGCTAAGCGGGTCACAAGGGTCTCCGCGACCGCCGGTCTCAGCTCTGCTACCAGTCGGTCTCGCAAAATTTCTCGACT
This portion of the Nitrospira sp. genome encodes:
- a CDS encoding VWA domain-containing protein, with translation MTDMSSREILRDRLVAELRPAVAETLVTRLAQETGKADASAQVLTLLDELSDLSEKAVCAAMTALPELDRKGGLSHVVLWLDLGIALTESSGASALKYFKESPLVLGLIDSVDVRTEVLTIGLDMAEEDANVALEYLRQAPQILSNVPVTQVRSWLEIGIELTKVNVVVGLEFIRQLSKLAPILPRESARRWAMVGTKLIVPNSLGKPDYVATMEFLRTSPSILERVPEPPVREKVVSLCVVLAEQSPESSITWLTESPQLLEVLPSTEWRSRFLQYGSLLAEQYAEVTIEYLRRAPELVALIGTGPDALTRFERWFQTGMEVAAYSLDGARAYFSVESRKALASVEQALSGVPFRQVARTVKLFVQGLCGTDIAVEALPDSVASPVRATVSEDGCRIALPALLRRYPTAAENERLYLVMAAHEAGHIEFGTYQLRLESLADLVETVRLRYGRSNEARPETLAALFQLYPNPTLVRDLWVVLEDARVECLLRAEYPGLRCDLARVASESITPRDPAQGVTPKELVVDCLLRLSLGEAADSVVPQAIKGEVSVLWDLCQPALTITATAEETVRVVDAVYTRLEELLAARGEMIQGEKREQPEEAVAGQAQPYRAEDQYRTVTDVAYRGSMKPEFVVWSPERLEKPQDLSSAQGDGPVGQGGRSAESSFESGETLREGRTLPSIVEECLTLELNPQSRQTTTDEERTVLYPEWDHRIEDYRMNWCRVAERPADLGSDEFVTETLAARQSVVKLLRRFFEGLRAPAYRRVAGQPDGEEVDLDAVVRRTADRWAGIEGDDRLYIRRDKRERDVAVAFLVDVSGSTGQQVGSGRRVIDVEKEALVLLCEALDAVGDQYGLYAYSGQGRGRVEFLTIKDFEDRLGAATARRLGGLSPRHQNRDGTAIRHAVAKLLARDAKHRLLVILSDGRPLDDQYRDDYSLEDTKAALREARQRGIETFCVTIDREAESYLRPLYAETRYCVIDRVEALPTKLPRMYRQLTT